A stretch of DNA from Nitrospira sp. KM1:
TCAAGAAGAGTGAATCATCGCACAATGAGCGCCTTGAATTTCTCGGTGACGCGGTTCTCTCTCTCGTCATAAGCGAATACCTCGCTGTTCGACTGCCGCACTGTTCGGAAGGGATGCTGTCCAAATTCAAAGCCAGGCTCGTCAGCGAATCGTCACTGGCGCACGCTGCGCGGCGCCTGAATCTCGGCGCCTATCTCAAGCTGGGAAAAGGCGAGGACCGCTCGAACGGACGCGAAAAGGATTCGCTGTTGGCGGACGCCCTCGAAGCAGTCCTCGCCGCGGCGCATCTGGACGGTGGGTTCCAGGCCGGCCGTATGGTTACCTTGCGAGTATTTGCGGACCAGCTTCATTCGATCACCGATCAGAACGCCGGACAGCCCGGGGCGGACGATTCGAAAACGCGGCTTCAGGAGTGGTGTCAAAAGCGGCTTGATGTCCTCCCGGTCTATGCCCTGATTCGGGAAACGGGACCGGACCATAGCAAATGGTTCGAAGTTACGGTTTCTG
This window harbors:
- the rnc gene encoding ribonuclease III; translation: MTSRLPIESLQSSLTYCFVNVGLLEEALTHTSYVNEVKKSESSHNERLEFLGDAVLSLVISEYLAVRLPHCSEGMLSKFKARLVSESSLAHAARRLNLGAYLKLGKGEDRSNGREKDSLLADALEAVLAAAHLDGGFQAGRMVTLRVFADQLHSITDQNAGQPGADDSKTRLQEWCQKRLDVLPVYALIRETGPDHSKWFEVTVSVNGEIIGAGAGRSKKEAEQAAAREGLQRTSDLA